A segment of the Terribacillus aidingensis genome:
GATACCGAGTTTTTTGCTGTAAGCGACCAAATGGTTGACGACATCTTCGTCGAATCCTTTCAATGGACGTTCCCCGCGTTGAATGAGTGTTACTTTTCTATTGAAGCGTGCAGCAATATGTGCGAATTCAAAACTGATATATCCTCCACCGATCAGCACCAATTCCTGAGGAAGCTCATGAAGTTCGAAAAAAGCATCGCTTGAAACTAGGTGTTCAAATCCATCTACGGGAAGTTTAGCAGGGGAAGCTCCCGAAGCGATTAGAATATAAGAAGCCTGTAGTTTCTCTCCGTTAACCTGTACAGTATGGTCATCGATGAATTGTGCGTGTCCTTGGTACACCTCAATGCCGTCATTTTTGAATTCCTCGGCTGTCAATTTAGGAATAGGTTCCGTGAACGTCTCCTTGTGTTCGCGAAGCTTGCTCCAATCGAGCTGTGCATTTCCAGTCAAACCATAATTCTTCATCCGATCAAAAGCATCCTGGATGCTGACAGTTTCTATCAGCACTTTCTTCGGATCACATCCCCATTGAGGACATGTACCGCCAAATGGCTTATCATCAATAACGGCCACAGTCCAGCCCTTTTTTCGGGCTGCTGAAGCCGTGCTGTGGCCACTAACGCCAGATCCTATTACAATCAAATCCAGTTTATGCATAGTATCATCCTTCCTGGCAATATCCTAATTCTGTACCCTGGCACTACGTATAGAAAACATCCGTTGCAGACAATACATACGGATTGGAAAAGTTCTGATAAGATAGAGAAAAAGACATAATTGGACATGTTAAAAGGAGAGGTATCTGTGAAAACATTCAAACTGGTAGAGCTTACTCTATATCCGACAGATCAAGGTTCTTTAAAAGGGAAAGAAATGAAACTATCCGAAGGTTTAATCATCAATAAGGAAGAGGATAACGAATGGGTGCTGGAAGCGGTACTGGGAAAAAAAGATTTGGAAAGTGTACAAGTATTGTCTGAAAACCGTAAAGTACTGCTTGCCCAGGTCCGAATTACGAAACCAGAAAACCGTCCAGCTATGTTCCTTGTCCAAGTACAGGAAGTGAATGATTTAGGTGAAGAAGGAAATGTAATCATGAAGGGCACGCTGGCGAGGGAAGAAAAAATGGAACTGTTCGCTTCTATTAAAAGGATGCGGGAAGAAGGAATGGAAGAGGAAGAGATATTGAAAAGCGGAGCCGGAACGACAGAGTGAGCGCGCTTGAAAATGCGAGCTATTCTCTATCATGCCTGCTATAATAGACTACATTTGAAACGTGCATTTAAAGGAGTTCTTGTATGCGTACTTATGACCCGCGTTGGCGATGGCTGAATAACATTTCGCCAACCAGATTGATCATCTTATTCTATTTAGCGGCAGTAGTGATTTCTACCTGCTTACTGGCTTTGCCGGTGGCTCATAAACAAGGAACAAATATTTCCTTCGTTGACGTAGTATTTACGGCTGTCAGCGCCATCAGCGTGACCGGACTTGCTTCTGTTCCGATACATGAATATTTCAACACAACAGGCATCATTTTGATTGCTTTCACGATGCAGCTGGGCGGAATTGGCGTCATGACACTAGGAACATTTGTATGGCTGCTGTTCGGTAAGAAAATCGGTTTCAAGGAACGGAGACTGATCATGGTTGATCAGAATCAGGTATCGTTTCGTGGAGCAGTTAATCTTATGAGGCAAATTCTGGTTGTTGTCCTGACAATAGAATTGATTGGATTCCTAGTTTTAGGTACTTATTATCTGCAGTATTTCCCAACGGCAGGTGAAGCTTATTTTCAAGGGCTTTTTGCTTCAATAAGCGCTACGACAAACGGAGGCTTCGATATAACCGGACAGTCACTCATTCCGTTTCGGCATGATTACTTTGTGCAATTCGTACATATGCTGCTTATCGTTCTGGGTGCAATCGGTTTTCCAGTCCTGATCGAGGTGAAGCAGTATATGTTTGCTTCGAAGGATGAGCGCGCTTTTATCCGATTTTCCTTGTTCGCGAAGCTGACAACAATCACTTTCATGGTACTTATTTTTGCTGGTGCAATCATTATTGCATTGCTTGATTCCAGGAACTTCTTCGTCGGGAAATCCTGGCATGAAGTATTGTTTTACTCGCTTTTCCAATCGGTGACCACACGAAGCGGAGGGCTTGCAACAATGGATATCGCGCAGCTGACTGAACAGAATCAGCTGTTCATGTCTGCGCTAATGTTTGTCGGGGCTTCCCCAAGCAGCGCAGGAGGAGGTATCCGTACTACCACCTTGGCATTAGTGGTCATTGCGCTTTACCACTTTGCCAGAGGGAACAAACAAATTACGGTCCTCCGGCGGGAGATTCACCCGGAGGATTTATTCAAAGCAATCAACGTGACGATCTTCGGAATGATTTTAGTATTCACCTCAGCTGTGATTCTTGCCTCCATTGAGCCTTTTTCGCTTACTGAAGTGCTATTTGAAGTATGTAGTGCATTCGGAACGGTCGGCTTAAGTCTCGGTATAACACCGGAGTTGAGTGATGCAAGTAAAATTGTTTTGATGCTGCTCATGTTTCTTGGGAGAGTCGGCATCCTGACATTCTTGTATTCCTTGCAGCGGAATTCGCAAACAGCGAACTTCCACTATCCGAAAGAACGTATCATTATCGGTTAATGAAAAAAAGACGGCATCCTAAGATGCCGTCTTTCTTCTGTTTGAATTAGCAGTAGAATGCTGCACCAACAATAATCAACAAGATGAAAAGTACAACGATCAAAGCAAAACCGTTGCCGCAACCTCCGCCGTAGCCGCCACCGTAGCCGCCGCTGTTTTCACAACCGCCACCGTAACCGCCTCCGCCGAAACCGCCGAAGCCACCGTATCCGTAACCCATTCTGTTTCACCTCCTAAAGCTTACACCTTACTATATGGCGCAGAGCGTGAAGGGGTATAGACGTTAGCCCAATTCCGAATACTATTTCCGTTTCGTATTATGCGGATACGCAACAAAGACGAAATGACTGCTTGCTCGTAAGCCTAAAGATACAATTTGTTCTATCAGCTATTGACGAATGATAGGAGAGAAGGAGGAAACGTGTCAGTTACTTATGTAAAAAGTGTGAAAAGTGCTTGATAAACTTTACTTTCATTCGATCTTTTGGCATGATAAGTAATGGAAAAGATTTGTAACTAATGAGGGATAATGGTGATCAAATGATATTGCCTGAACACGCCAGATATTGTCTGCAGCATTCCAACAAACTAATCAATCTTAACAGGCTGACGCAGCAGATTGAGGTACTGCGTGAGCAAATGGCGGAAGTAGCATTTGAGAAAGGATTTACAAGCAGTGAATCAATTGCTAAAAGCCAGGAATTGGACAAGCTGCTGAATCTATATGAAGCAAAAAGAAAGATATAAAAAGGACAGGTCCCGAACCTGTCCTTTTGTTATGCCAATTTATTGGAAGAAAGGAAACGCTCCAGACGATCCATTCCTTCCTGGAGAAGCTCCATGCTGTATGCATAAGAAAGCCGCATATACCCTTCACCAAGGTGAGAAAATGCATCTCCTGGTACAATAGCAAGACCTGCTTTTTCCACTAGTGCCAAACCAAGTTCCAATGAGGTCATGCTCTTGATCGGGAATTTTGGGAAAATGTAAAACGCCCCATTTGGTTTCTCAACAGTCAAACCCATGTTTTCCAATCGCTCCAAGCAGTAATCCCTGCGCGCTCGATATGCATCGCGCATGTTGACGGGATCTCCCAGACCATTCGTCAGCGCTTCGATTGCTGCGTACTGGCTGACGGAAGTCGCACAAGTGGCGTTGTATTGATGAACTTTGAGCATATGGGTGCTCAGCCACGCTGGTGCCAATGTAAAGCCGATTCGCCAGCCGGTCATGGAATGGGATTTACTCAAGCCATTAATAATGACGCTCTTATCCCTTACCTGCGGGAAGCTGGCAATCGAAACATGAGCATCATCGTACGTCAACTCACTGTAGATTTCGTCTGACAATATGAATATCTCTTTGTCGGCTAAAAAGTCAGCAATCTCTTCCAGTTCTTCATATGTAAGTGTCACACCAGTCGGGTTGGATGGATAAGGAAGGATGACGCATTTCGTCTTTGGTGTAATATACTGTTTTAATATGGACGCTGTTAACTTGAATCCATTCTCGGTTGTATCTGCAAGAACCGGCGTTCCTCCCGCTAATGTGATAAGCGGCTCATATCCAGGATAAACGGGACCGGGTAAGATTACTTCATCCCCTGACTGCAGGATAGTTCGCAGGGTAATATCAATTGCTTGTGATGCCCCGACAGTGACGATGATTTCTTCTGTTGCTTTGTACACTGGAGCATATTTTGTGTAAAATGCACTGATTGCCTCCCGCAAAGGTAATAGCCCTGCATTCGGTGTATACGTCGTCTTATCAGAACGGATTGCTTCGATTCCTGCTTCTTTGACGTGAAGCGGGGTAGGAAAGTCAGGCTGGCCAATTGTCAGACTGATCATATCCTCTTTATCTGCCACCAAGTTGTAAAAGCGGCGAATGCCTGATATTTGTATGTTTGTAACGCGTGGATTGATAAGATGTTCCATCTGAAATCCTCCATTGTCATACTTTCTTAACATAATGTTCAAACAATTTTGATTATAACGTGATAGTATTGGGAATAGCTAAAGGAAAATATTTAGGGAGGCTAATGACTGATGAGACCCCGCAAGCTTTCTTTAGAAGAATTGATCACGCAAAACAAAAATGAGTTATTACAGGATGATCAGGCAATGCTTAAAATTGAAGAATCGCTGGATGATAGATATGGAATCCAGACTGATCACATGGAATAACGATTGATACATTATACCATAGCGCAAGAGGACAAGGAATCCCAACCAATTCGAAGGGATTCCTTTTTGTTTAGGTAAATTAATTTTAGTCGAAACTAAGTAAGGGAGGGATGGTGATGACGATTATACCAATTGTTGGACTGTTAAGCATTCTGTCCGTTTTTGCAGTTATATTTTTCTGTATCAGATGGCTGGTGAGGAAGCAGTGGTACTCCATACTATCTGTATTATGTGTGCACGCTGCATTGAGCTATCTGCATCGCTATGACTTGCTGGAGTGGGATTTAGAAGGAAGACTGCTTCTAGTTATGACCTTTATTTGCAGCATGCTTATCTTGATTAAGTTAGCTGCTATTTTAGGAGATAAAAAGAAAAAGCGTACAGCTTAGCTGCGACGCTTTTTCTTGTCTGGCCAGGTGAACTGACCAAGCGAGGATGGCGTATAATATGCCGATCTGCTGACAGGTGTCTGCTGTTTTGGTCTGATATCCTGCTGTGGCAAATCCAAATAGCCGGAAAGGATCCGCTTTGCTTGGGAAAGGGAGAGGTTTGGTCTCGGATTCCGAAAAGTCTTGTCCAATTCTCCGAGATGCGGCAGTGTTTTGAAATCTTCCTTTGCAGCCGGGATATGAAAGTAATAGTCTGCTATTTGTACCAGCATAGTAGAGTGCTGTCTGCTGAGTTTTGGGTGTTCAGAGAAATGCAGGCCAATTTTCTTAGCTTTGTTCTGTTCCAGCAGTTTCGCTACTGTTTGTTTCTTTAGTTGGTATAAGTGGCTTGGATCAGAAGCTGTTTTTGCGTGCCGATTGACTACGAACAACGCTTTTGCTATATCCTCTAATGTCCAGTTCACTTTCATGCGAGTAAACCTCCTATTGCAGGAATTGACCCTATCGGAGAATGGTACTATCGTACAGAAAAGCTGTACGGTTGGCAAGCTCTTTCTTATTTAAGATCGACATGCTTCTGTCCATGCTTCAGGGTAAGTATTGATATTTCTGGCGGACATGCAAAACGAATAGGCATCCTAGTTGTACCGACACCTCTGGAGACGAAAACATGTAATGGCCGCGTGCCGATTTCATAATGACTATCCACGTATCGTCTGCCATATGGAGGAACTATTACCTCACCGTAAAAAGGAATTCTTACTTGGCCGCCATGAGAGTGGCCGGATAATTGAACGTCTACCGGCAAATGCCTGACATTCTCAGCTAAATCAGGTTCGTGTGCCAACAAGATGGTAAAAGAGTCTTCATCGCTATGGCGTGTTGCCGCATGCAGGTTCGGAGTGCTCCGTATGACATCATCGATACCAGCCAGCACGATATGATCTTGTCCGCGCTTTAGGAATGTAGCTGTATTATGCAGGGCGGTGAATCCTCCTGCTTTCATATATTTCGCAACAATTGCTTCACTTTCGTCACGATAATCATGGTTTCCATAAATCCAGTACTTTCCGAATGGCGCCTCAAGAGTCGTTAGGCAATCAACAATCTCTTGCTTCCATTTCAGCCGGATCGGACGATCAGCAAAATCGCCAGTAAATACAATGACGTCTGCTTGCTGTTCCTGGATATGCCGAACTAAACGTCTAAGCTTTCTAATGGAATAATGATAACCTAAATGCAAATCACTGAATTGAACAACTTTCAATCCATCGAAGGATTTCGGGAGTCTTTCACTAGTAAGTGTATATGATTTAGTTACCAGTTTTGCTGGTTCTATATGCCGTGCATACACATATCCAAGGCCAGCTCCGGTAATGATTGTCCCCGCAGCAGCTGAAATCCAAGTCTTTTTCATAACATGCACCTTCTTTTATCCGTTAATAAAGGCACTCTTCCCTATATGAATGGGGAGAATGCCTTTTTTGTCTTTAAATGAGGAAAAGAATGGCGAAAAAATGGAACGCAGATCCCGCCAGTACAAACAAATGCCATACAACGTGATGGTAGGGAATCTTTCGCCAAACATAGAACACAGCACCTACTGTATAGAAAAGGCCCCCAACAGCCAGATAAAGAATCGTCTGTTGCGGCATCGCCGCAAGCATTGGTTCCCAGACTAGGACGATCATCCAGCCCATCAAGAGATAGAAAACTGTAGACATGATCAAAAATTTCTTGACGAAGAAAATCTTGAAGATGATACCTGCAAGTGCAATTCCCCATACGATGCCAAAAATCGTCCATCCGAGCGAACTTCTGAGGCTGATCAGCAATAAGGGTGTATAGGTACCAGCTATAAAAAGATAGATGGCTGCGTGATCGATAATCTGGAAAATATCCTTCACTTTTCCCTCTGGCAAAGCATGAACGATTGTCGAAGAGAGATACATGAGCAGCATTGTCGTACCATATATGGTGACAGATACAATGACCCAAGGATCCTTCGTGAAGCTTGCCAAGACAATTGCAACCGCTAGTGCTGCAATACTCAGTAAAGCCCCGAACCCATGCGTGATAGAGTGGGCTGTTTCTTCTTTTTTCGTGAAAATATAAGTTTCCAATTATTTACCTCATTTCTGCTTTGTTTCAGTATAAAGCTTTTTCTAGCATTACACCATAAAAACCGAATCAATCCTGGAAATATTTTATGGTACAGCTGCCCAAGTGTGACACATTGAAAACGTTGTCGAAATTGGAAGGCGGCAGTGGGTTGTGGTAAACTGGTATAGGTGATTGACCTCCTTCTATTGCCGCTGACAAAAGGAGAGATCGAATGGCAAAATTAGAGTTGCAGGAACTCACCGGCATAACGGTTGAGGACTTGATGGTCGAGTCTGAAAAAGTTGCTCATGTTCAATTGAATAATCCACTGGAGCACGCTTTGCTCGTGCTTGTTAAATCAGGTTATTCCGTCATTCCTGTACTTGATCATACGTACAGACTGCAGGGCATGATATCGAAGACAGCAATCCTGAATGAAGTTCTCGGTATGGAGAGATTCGAGATGGAGAAGCTTTCTGAAATCAAAGTGTCGGAAACGATGCTGACAGATGTACCTGTATTGAAGAAATCGGATTCTTTTCTGACAGCATTGAAGGCTGTAGTGAATCAGGCTTTTCTTTGTGTGCTTGATGAGGAAGGGTACTTCGAGGGAATCCTGACTCGAAGGGCGATTCTTAAAAAGATGAACAGGTATTTGCACGAACAAGTGCATTACCATCCAACCGGCGATAAGACCAATGTCTGAGGACGTGCTTCGGTGAAAAGCCAAGCATGGTGAAAAAGCTTGTTGATTAGTAAAAGTTTTGATAAAGTAATTCCATACGTTGTTACATAGGAGGCAAAAACCGTGAAAATGATGGACGCAAATGAAATCATCTCTTTCATTTCGAATAGTAAAAAATCTACACCAGTTAAAGTATATGTTAAAGGAAAAGGCCTGGACACGCTATCTTATCCAGAAAGTGTAAAAGCTTTCCCAGAAGCGAACACAGCAGTTCTATTCGGTGAATGGAGCGAGCTGGAAGGCTTTTTGAAAGATACAGAAGCAATCGAGGATTACGTCATCGAGAATGACCGCCGTAACTCCGCGATTCCTCTATTGGACTTGAAAGGAATCAATGCCCGCATCGAGCCAGGTGTTGTTATCCGTGACCAAGTGGAAATCGGTGATGGCGCAGTAATCATGATGGGCGCTTCTATCAACATCGGTTCTGTAATTGGTGAAGGTACAATGATCGATATGAACGTTGTAATGGGCGGACGAGCAACTGTTGGTAAGAACTGCCACATCGGAGCTGGTACTGTCTTGGCGGGTGTTATTGAACCACCATCCGCGAAACCAGTTGTAATCGAAGATGATGTTGTCATCGGTGCCAATGTTGTTGTATTGGAAGGCGTTACAGTTGGAAAAGGAGCGATTGTTGCTGCTGGTGCAATCGTGACAGAAGATGTAGCTCCAAACACACTTGTTGGCGGAACACCAGCGCGTGTATTGAAGGAAATCGATGACCAGACGAAATCAAAAACAGAGATTCGTCAGGAACTTCGCAAACTGAACTAACAAGGAAAAGGAGCAGCTGCTGCTCCTTTTTTTATTATCAAATAAAGCAGGTGATTTCATGGAAGATACACTGATACAAATCAGACGGGATTTGCATCGTATACCTGAGCTTGGATTTCAGGAAGAAAAAACACAAGCATATTTGCTGGATTATATTCACGGACTTCCACAGGAATATTTAGAAATAAAAACATGGCGGACTGGCATTGTCGTAAGAGTGACCGGTTCTGCAGGATCAAAAACAATCGCCTATCGTACGGATATTGATGGACTGCCAATTACCGAAGCTACTGGACTGCCATATCAATCGGAGCATGAAGGCCGCATGCATGCATGCGGGCACGATCTGCATATGACTATCGCTTTAGGAGCATTGACTGCGTGTGCCAAAAACCAGCCTGCGCAAAACATTGTATTTATTTTTCAGCCTGCAGAGGAAGGTCCGGGTGGAGCTCTGCCACTTATGCAAAGCGGTATTTTGAAAGAGTGGTGGCCGGATGAAATATTCGCACTTCATATCGCTCCTGAGCTGCCAGTAGGTACTGTTTCCTCAAGACCGGGCTTGTTATTCGCTAATACAAGCGAACTGTTTCTTGATTTCAAGGGAAAAGGCGGACATGCTGCATATCCTCACTTGACGAAAGATATGGTTGTAGCGGCGAGTACTTTTGTGACGAATATGCAGGGTATCGTGGCGCGTAATTTGGATCCGCTGCAAAGTGCCGTCATAACAATCGGGAAGATGGAAAGCGGATTTGTGCAGAATACTATCGCGGAGACTGCCCGTTTGGAAGGAACGATCAGAGCGATGGATCCGGAAGCTATCGACTTGGTGAAACAGCATATTGAGCAGCAGGCAAGAGGAATGGAAATCAGTCACAACTGTCAAATCGAGATCGATTATGGTTCGAACTATTACCAGGTATACAATGAAAGCACTAAAGTGGAAGCGTTCCATGAAGTTATAGAAAAAACGTCTTTAACGTATAAAGAAGCTCCGCCGGCAATGACT
Coding sequences within it:
- a CDS encoding aminotransferase A, with the translated sequence MEHLINPRVTNIQISGIRRFYNLVADKEDMISLTIGQPDFPTPLHVKEAGIEAIRSDKTTYTPNAGLLPLREAISAFYTKYAPVYKATEEIIVTVGASQAIDITLRTILQSGDEVILPGPVYPGYEPLITLAGGTPVLADTTENGFKLTASILKQYITPKTKCVILPYPSNPTGVTLTYEELEEIADFLADKEIFILSDEIYSELTYDDAHVSIASFPQVRDKSVIINGLSKSHSMTGWRIGFTLAPAWLSTHMLKVHQYNATCATSVSQYAAIEALTNGLGDPVNMRDAYRARRDYCLERLENMGLTVEKPNGAFYIFPKFPIKSMTSLELGLALVEKAGLAIVPGDAFSHLGEGYMRLSYAYSMELLQEGMDRLERFLSSNKLA
- a CDS encoding aspartyl-phosphate phosphatase Spo0E family protein, encoding MRDNGDQMILPEHARYCLQHSNKLINLNRLTQQIEVLREQMAEVAFEKGFTSSESIAKSQELDKLLNLYEAKRKI
- a CDS encoding TrkH family potassium uptake protein; the protein is MRTYDPRWRWLNNISPTRLIILFYLAAVVISTCLLALPVAHKQGTNISFVDVVFTAVSAISVTGLASVPIHEYFNTTGIILIAFTMQLGGIGVMTLGTFVWLLFGKKIGFKERRLIMVDQNQVSFRGAVNLMRQILVVVLTIELIGFLVLGTYYLQYFPTAGEAYFQGLFASISATTNGGFDITGQSLIPFRHDYFVQFVHMLLIVLGAIGFPVLIEVKQYMFASKDERAFIRFSLFAKLTTITFMVLIFAGAIIIALLDSRNFFVGKSWHEVLFYSLFQSVTTRSGGLATMDIAQLTEQNQLFMSALMFVGASPSSAGGGIRTTTLALVVIALYHFARGNKQITVLRREIHPEDLFKAINVTIFGMILVFTSAVILASIEPFSLTEVLFEVCSAFGTVGLSLGITPELSDASKIVLMLLMFLGRVGILTFLYSLQRNSQTANFHYPKERIIIG
- the dapD gene encoding 2,3,4,5-tetrahydropyridine-2,6-dicarboxylate N-acetyltransferase produces the protein MKMMDANEIISFISNSKKSTPVKVYVKGKGLDTLSYPESVKAFPEANTAVLFGEWSELEGFLKDTEAIEDYVIENDRRNSAIPLLDLKGINARIEPGVVIRDQVEIGDGAVIMMGASINIGSVIGEGTMIDMNVVMGGRATVGKNCHIGAGTVLAGVIEPPSAKPVVIEDDVVIGANVVVLEGVTVGKGAIVAAGAIVTEDVAPNTLVGGTPARVLKEIDDQTKSKTEIRQELRKLN
- a CDS encoding YwpF family protein, coding for MKTFKLVELTLYPTDQGSLKGKEMKLSEGLIINKEEDNEWVLEAVLGKKDLESVQVLSENRKVLLAQVRITKPENRPAMFLVQVQEVNDLGEEGNVIMKGTLAREEKMELFASIKRMREEGMEEEEILKSGAGTTE
- the cbpB gene encoding cyclic-di-AMP-binding protein CbpB → MAKLELQELTGITVEDLMVESEKVAHVQLNNPLEHALLVLVKSGYSVIPVLDHTYRLQGMISKTAILNEVLGMERFEMEKLSEIKVSETMLTDVPVLKKSDSFLTALKAVVNQAFLCVLDEEGYFEGILTRRAILKKMNRYLHEQVHYHPTGDKTNV
- a CDS encoding metallophosphoesterase, coding for MKKTWISAAAGTIITGAGLGYVYARHIEPAKLVTKSYTLTSERLPKSFDGLKVVQFSDLHLGYHYSIRKLRRLVRHIQEQQADVIVFTGDFADRPIRLKWKQEIVDCLTTLEAPFGKYWIYGNHDYRDESEAIVAKYMKAGGFTALHNTATFLKRGQDHIVLAGIDDVIRSTPNLHAATRHSDEDSFTILLAHEPDLAENVRHLPVDVQLSGHSHGGQVRIPFYGEVIVPPYGRRYVDSHYEIGTRPLHVFVSRGVGTTRMPIRFACPPEISILTLKHGQKHVDLK
- a CDS encoding hemolysin III family protein, which encodes METYIFTKKEETAHSITHGFGALLSIAALAVAIVLASFTKDPWVIVSVTIYGTTMLLMYLSSTIVHALPEGKVKDIFQIIDHAAIYLFIAGTYTPLLLISLRSSLGWTIFGIVWGIALAGIIFKIFFVKKFLIMSTVFYLLMGWMIVLVWEPMLAAMPQQTILYLAVGGLFYTVGAVFYVWRKIPYHHVVWHLFVLAGSAFHFFAILFLI
- a CDS encoding FbpB family small basic protein, with translation MRPRKLSLEELITQNKNELLQDDQAMLKIEESLDDRYGIQTDHME
- a CDS encoding YkyB family protein yields the protein MKVNWTLEDIAKALFVVNRHAKTASDPSHLYQLKKQTVAKLLEQNKAKKIGLHFSEHPKLSRQHSTMLVQIADYYFHIPAAKEDFKTLPHLGELDKTFRNPRPNLSLSQAKRILSGYLDLPQQDIRPKQQTPVSRSAYYTPSSLGQFTWPDKKKRRS
- a CDS encoding N-acetyldiaminopimelate deacetylase, which produces MEDTLIQIRRDLHRIPELGFQEEKTQAYLLDYIHGLPQEYLEIKTWRTGIVVRVTGSAGSKTIAYRTDIDGLPITEATGLPYQSEHEGRMHACGHDLHMTIALGALTACAKNQPAQNIVFIFQPAEEGPGGALPLMQSGILKEWWPDEIFALHIAPELPVGTVSSRPGLLFANTSELFLDFKGKGGHAAYPHLTKDMVVAASTFVTNMQGIVARNLDPLQSAVITIGKMESGFVQNTIAETARLEGTIRAMDPEAIDLVKQHIEQQARGMEISHNCQIEIDYGSNYYQVYNESTKVEAFHEVIEKTSLTYKEAPPAMTGEDFGYMLKEIPGFMFWLGVDSPYGLHHSKLQPDEQALNYGVEAVLAYINHA